One segment of Cyprinus carpio isolate SPL01 chromosome B20, ASM1834038v1, whole genome shotgun sequence DNA contains the following:
- the dio3b gene encoding iodothyronine deiodinase 3b, whose product MEMLHGSAGVQTALKNAAVCVMLLPRFLLAAVMLWLLDFLCIRRKVLTKMRESDLSSPDDPPLCVSDSNKMFTLESLRAVWYGHKLDFFKTARLGGAAPNTEVVPLDSASRRGAQRILDYARGRRPLILNFGSCSUPPFMTRLAAFQRVARQYADIADSLLVYIEEAHPSDGWVSSDAPYQIPRHRCLEDRLRAAELMNREAQGSAVVVDTMENSSNSAYGAYFERLYILKDEKVVYQGGRGPEGYRVSELRDWLERYRSDLEASNAETVVHV is encoded by the coding sequence ATGGAGATGCTGCATGGATCCGCAGGTGTCCAAACGGCGCTGAAAAACGCCGCCGTGTGCGTAATGCTGCTGCCGCGCTTCCTTCTCGCCGCCGTGATGCTGTGGCTCCTGGATTTCTTGTGCATCCGGAGGAAGGTGCTCACGAAGATGCGCGAGAGCGACCTGAGCAGCCCCGACGACCCGCCGCTCTGCGTGTCAGACTCCAACAAGATGTTCACGCTCGAGTCGCTGCGCGCCGTGTGGTACGGCCACAAGCTGGACTTCTTCAAGACGGCGCGTCTGGGCGGCGCGGCGCCCAACACCGAGGTGGTTCCCCTGGACAGCGCGTCGCGGAGAGGCGCGCAGCGGATCCTGGACTACGCCCGCGGGAGGAGACCCCTCATCCTGAACTTTGGGAGCTGCTCCTGACCGCCGTTCATGACGCGCCTCGCGGCGTTCCAGCGCGTCGCGCGGCAGTACGCGGACATCGCGGACTCGCTGCTGGTGTACATCGAGGAAGCGCATCCTTCAGACGGCTGGGTGAGTTCCGACGCGCCTTACCAGATCCCTAGGCACCGCTGTCTGGAGGACAGACTCCGCGCCGCGGAGCTCATGAACCGCGAGGCGCAGGGGAGCGCCGTGGTCGTGGACACCATGGAGAACTCGTCTAACTCGGCGTACGGCGCTTATTTTGAGCGCCTCTACATACTGAAGGACGAGAAGGTCGTGTATCAAGGCGGCAGGGGTCCGGAAGGCTACCGGGTTTCGGAGCTCAGAGACTGGCTGGAGCGCTACCGGAGCGATCTGGAAGCTTCGAACGCGGAGACGGTGGTGCACGTTTAA